A window of the Acetobacteraceae bacterium genome harbors these coding sequences:
- a CDS encoding glycosyltransferase — translation MGGKIFLSLNFSEDTTPSPWRYFDVEWYAQHYDGIQEAMLAHGYQEDDYVRFYQEIGAGWGHSPNVFFDEIWFRSSLPEEKLETEEGRALSGFAFYCQKKGQEQSPHWLFDENLYTKRAFVSGGVNFQALGFENGWAHYLKNGEQEGLSPSPFFDLQLVGRLARLFPAYFKGRGLLEGWLNLPAKISDLYRVSWYFDPCFYLEYYPEAAQEIASGKYINALHRYLSLAPFKKDNPSSDFDEIYYREANPDIVPFIKRGNFRNGFDHFLRCGAREGRSPLKDVSLRAYGALPIVRSQCESGAWDSIFARFVAEKNGYAAESGFFSSEFSENQTKTYFRETAEEVSKNLLLTAFEGVKILDFSVREAPAVSVLIVAHNQVSLTLQTLLSLRKNYQGAMEVILVNSGSDDFIKEISILLKGVRIVHYEENIGYLRACNEAYKLAKAPKILLLNNDIRFFPKAVENALEIMEKEPLAGAICARLVRTHMMLQEAGSILWEDGSAYGYRREDEANVPEALFQREADYGSAAFLLLSRYWIDKAGETLFETLYLPAYFEDTDLCTRLRKAGAKVIYSPSCLVEHLEFGTSGNNDSHILIQMNLRKFIAQHREWLSERPTRSVLNASKSRDPSLFGKKGKERRQILFIEDYVPLHRLGSGYGRSADIIGEMATLGWQVTIFPIFKTTEPVWRFQDAFPETVEIMSECGLEDLAQFLEERAEIYDLVWVGRTHNWHRVQPFFKQQNLTIAALPVILDTEVIAAPRLLAYENLYKQNFGKSFSISEMRDVKNPRLLEELERELQVTHHCTEIVCVNAKDAKLAEEVAWPPVKILGHLMPHLDVGGSFESREGILFFGALHSEDSPNYDSLLWLTQEILPLLDEMNGGVPLPVTIAGFVAEGVDLRPLSGRKNLRFLGAVENPESLFNQHRVFVAPTRYAGGLPYKLHEAAARGLPIVATDMLAAQLGWKDGEELLAAPIGDSQRFAKLTLVLSQDSVLWEKLRQKSLEAVRQDCDVKKFQQALEDILKAALDEN, via the coding sequence ATGGGCGGAAAAATTTTTCTTTCTTTAAATTTTTCCGAGGATACCACACCGTCTCCTTGGCGCTATTTTGACGTTGAATGGTATGCGCAACATTACGATGGCATTCAAGAAGCGATGCTTGCGCACGGTTATCAGGAAGATGATTACGTTCGCTTTTATCAAGAGATAGGGGCGGGATGGGGACATTCTCCAAATGTTTTTTTTGATGAAATCTGGTTTCGCTCTTCTTTACCAGAGGAAAAATTAGAAACGGAAGAGGGAAGGGCTCTTTCTGGCTTTGCGTTTTATTGTCAAAAAAAAGGTCAGGAGCAATCACCTCATTGGCTTTTTGATGAAAATCTTTATACAAAAAGAGCTTTTGTTTCAGGTGGGGTGAATTTCCAAGCGCTCGGATTTGAAAATGGCTGGGCGCATTATTTAAAAAATGGAGAACAAGAGGGGCTTTCTCCAAGTCCTTTTTTTGATTTACAGCTCGTTGGAAGACTTGCCCGTCTTTTCCCTGCTTATTTTAAGGGGCGGGGACTTCTTGAGGGTTGGTTAAATCTTCCAGCAAAAATTTCAGATTTATATCGTGTCTCTTGGTATTTTGATCCCTGCTTTTATTTGGAGTATTATCCAGAAGCCGCCCAAGAGATTGCGTCTGGCAAATATATCAATGCGTTGCATCGTTATCTTTCCCTCGCACCTTTTAAAAAAGATAATCCTTCTTCAGATTTTGATGAGATTTACTATCGGGAGGCTAATCCAGATATTGTTCCTTTTATTAAAAGAGGAAATTTCCGTAATGGGTTTGATCATTTTTTGCGTTGTGGCGCTCGGGAAGGGCGTTCCCCTTTAAAAGATGTTTCCCTTCGGGCTTATGGCGCATTGCCGATTGTACGCTCTCAATGTGAAAGTGGCGCTTGGGATTCTATTTTTGCCCGTTTTGTTGCTGAGAAAAATGGCTATGCCGCAGAAAGTGGCTTTTTCAGTTCAGAGTTTTCTGAAAATCAAACGAAAACTTATTTTCGGGAAACGGCCGAAGAAGTCTCTAAAAATTTGCTTTTAACGGCTTTTGAAGGCGTTAAAATATTAGATTTTTCTGTGAGAGAAGCGCCTGCTGTCAGCGTTCTGATTGTTGCGCACAATCAAGTTTCTTTGACATTGCAAACGCTTCTTTCTTTACGGAAAAATTATCAGGGCGCAATGGAGGTTATTCTCGTTAATAGCGGATCTGATGATTTCATTAAGGAGATTTCAATTCTTCTTAAAGGCGTTAGAATTGTACATTATGAAGAGAATATAGGTTACCTAAGAGCCTGTAATGAGGCTTATAAACTGGCAAAAGCGCCAAAAATTCTGTTGTTAAATAATGATATTCGTTTTTTTCCGAAAGCTGTGGAAAACGCTTTAGAAATTATGGAAAAAGAGCCTTTGGCTGGCGCTATTTGCGCACGTTTGGTTCGTACGCATATGATGTTGCAGGAAGCTGGATCTATTCTGTGGGAGGATGGTTCGGCTTATGGTTATCGCCGAGAAGATGAGGCGAATGTGCCAGAAGCACTTTTCCAACGGGAAGCTGATTATGGTTCGGCGGCCTTTTTGCTGCTCTCCCGCTATTGGATAGATAAAGCAGGAGAGACACTTTTTGAAACGCTTTATCTTCCAGCCTATTTTGAAGATACAGATTTATGTACGCGGCTTCGAAAAGCTGGTGCAAAAGTTATTTATTCGCCTTCTTGCCTCGTCGAACATTTAGAATTTGGGACGTCAGGCAATAATGATTCGCATATTCTGATTCAGATGAATCTTAGAAAATTTATTGCGCAGCATCGGGAATGGCTTTCGGAGCGTCCGACAAGAAGTGTTTTAAATGCGTCGAAAAGCAGAGATCCAAGCCTTTTTGGAAAAAAAGGGAAAGAACGCCGGCAAATTCTCTTTATTGAAGATTATGTGCCACTGCATCGTTTAGGTTCTGGTTATGGGCGATCAGCAGATATTATTGGGGAAATGGCGACACTTGGCTGGCAGGTAACTATTTTTCCTATTTTTAAAACGACAGAACCTGTTTGGCGGTTTCAGGATGCTTTCCCTGAAACGGTCGAAATTATGTCAGAATGTGGCTTGGAGGACTTGGCGCAGTTTTTAGAAGAACGTGCCGAAATCTATGATCTTGTTTGGGTTGGGCGGACACATAATTGGCATCGTGTTCAGCCTTTCTTTAAACAACAGAATTTAACGATTGCAGCTTTACCTGTTATTTTAGACACAGAGGTGATTGCAGCGCCACGTTTGCTGGCTTATGAAAATTTATATAAGCAAAATTTTGGAAAATCATTCTCAATTTCGGAAATGCGGGATGTAAAAAATCCTCGTTTATTAGAAGAATTAGAAAGAGAATTGCAAGTAACACATCATTGCACAGAAATTGTTTGTGTGAATGCAAAAGATGCAAAACTTGCTGAAGAGGTTGCATGGCCGCCTGTCAAAATATTGGGGCATTTAATGCCGCATTTAGATGTCGGGGGATCTTTCGAATCACGAGAGGGAATTTTATTTTTTGGCGCATTGCATAGCGAGGATTCTCCAAATTATGATTCCCTGTTATGGTTGACTCAAGAGATTTTACCCCTTTTAGATGAGATGAACGGTGGTGTGCCTTTACCTGTGACAATTGCAGGTTTTGTTGCTGAAGGGGTAGATTTGCGTCCGTTGAGTGGACGGAAAAACTTACGTTTTCTCGGCGCTGTTGAGAATCCTGAGTCACTTTTTAACCAACATCGGGTTTTTGTTGCGCCAACAAGATATGCGGGAGGGCTTCCTTATAAATTACATGAGGCCGCTGCGCGGGGCTTGCCGATTGTTGCAACAGATATGCTTGCAGCGCAATTGGGCTGGAAAGATGGGGAGGAACTTTTAGCTGCACCCATTGGTGATAGTCAGAGATTTGCAAAATTAACTTTAGTCCTGAGTCAGGATTCTGTATTGTGGGAAAAATTAAGACAAAAAAGTTTAGAAGCCGTACGTCAAGATTGTGATGTAAAGAAATTTCAACAGGCCTTAGAGGATATTCTCAAGGCAGCTTTAGACGAAAATTGA
- a CDS encoding Dyp-type peroxidase, producing the protein MEKIVPTKQQPTIPQNVTGDALKKAIFLIVTIQEGQKNLKKVKSFLSGVSALQRAIGFRDPAAQLTCVTGIGRKAWDLLFGAPRPHHLEVFKEIKGAKHTAPATPGDLLFHIRSDRQDLCFDFALQILKALGDSVKVEHEIHGFRYHDDRDLLGFVDGTENPATKKDRKVAVVVDEEQDAEFAGGSYVITQKYLHDLEGWEKLKVEHQEKIIGRTKLEDIELPEDQKLSVDGKPSCAHNSLNSIEVDGVEMDILRDNMPFGNVSEKEFGTFFIGYAAQPAVTLQMLHNMFIGRPEGNYDHILDYSVAKSGNLFFCPTQTFLDEIED; encoded by the coding sequence ATGGAAAAAATCGTTCCAACAAAGCAACAGCCGACTATTCCTCAAAATGTAACGGGGGATGCTTTGAAAAAAGCTATTTTCCTGATTGTAACAATTCAGGAGGGCCAGAAGAATCTTAAAAAAGTTAAATCTTTTTTGTCAGGCGTCTCCGCATTACAACGTGCCATCGGTTTTCGTGATCCCGCAGCTCAGTTGACCTGTGTTACAGGTATTGGCCGTAAAGCTTGGGATCTCCTTTTTGGTGCGCCACGTCCGCATCATCTTGAAGTTTTTAAAGAAATTAAGGGTGCAAAGCACACAGCGCCGGCAACACCAGGGGATTTGCTTTTTCATATTCGTTCAGATCGCCAGGACCTTTGTTTTGATTTCGCATTGCAAATTCTCAAGGCTTTAGGGGATTCTGTTAAAGTTGAGCATGAAATTCATGGTTTCCGTTACCATGATGATCGTGATCTTTTGGGATTTGTGGACGGTACAGAAAATCCAGCGACGAAAAAAGATCGTAAAGTGGCTGTGGTGGTTGATGAAGAGCAGGATGCTGAGTTTGCGGGCGGAAGCTATGTGATTACCCAGAAATATCTTCATGATTTGGAAGGCTGGGAGAAGCTTAAAGTTGAGCATCAGGAAAAAATTATTGGCCGGACAAAGCTAGAGGATATTGAATTGCCAGAAGATCAGAAGCTTTCTGTCGATGGAAAGCCTTCTTGTGCGCATAATTCACTCAATTCTATTGAAGTGGATGGCGTGGAAATGGATATTTTGCGTGACAATATGCCATTTGGAAATGTGAGTGAGAAAGAGTTTGGCACTTTCTTTATTGGTTATGCCGCACAGCCCGCTGTAACGCTTCAAATGCTCCATAATATGTTTATTGGACGGCCTGAAGGCAATTATGACCATATTTTGGATTACAGTGTTGCAAAATCTGGTAATCTATTTTTCTGCCCTACCCAAACTTTCTTGGATGAGATAGAGGATTAA
- a CDS encoding glycosyltransferase — protein MVVLYNSNDTHNPNAYITLGINWAAQEVFSKENVVLADTHTLAKIAAQGRHSTLIVLDGQRLDRALIRRIKPAFSTLILWTFEDPFMQDFNLENAGLFDFIFSNDPESALAYGNKGHYLPLAASTKLHTRAIKNASELDYDIFFAGTMWPNRTRTLTEIIDAFPDARLKLICPVNPYLPPLTDKISSLALQRPISHEAFVDFANSSAVTLTLFRDYASHGDVGQATAPGPRFFELALAGTAQVVESVPKMNREYLDVLEGVQLADNTSDLIEEIRKILENNAHRKRLAKKSQKSAEKLHLYEHRLQQIAEISRANFKVKSENEVVPLVRRRRLRVLLCTHSTIYEADWGGVEVYQQTICGLLGREVEFFYWLRRNGACRLVDASGVDVDRFDLADATPWDDVLCDAAEERLFSGVISQFNIDVVHFQHLGHHALSLPMIAKASGAGVVFSMHDYWLISARYNLLNPEIRHNEEEFKSVLSMDMMHHRAEKIPPGAEQTRRAFISRMIHDVDAFLFGTEISKRLLLDVYPMAGEKILEVNGIPAPEGTLLPPRKVFEPLNGRPLKVVILGNFLRSKGADAVLSLLEMANPRHFEFHILGFVHPEYEGVLREIKKENLHIWGRYDVGDMQALKEADVMLALSIWPETYCISLSEAWQYGLIPFVSDIGALADRVEEGVTGFKIPVARPDVLVQKLEYLRSNDVLRKKILEGLSSKLWVDSTQYATGLLALYQQVAPRTEMGAAEMALDMGRLHYLPHPSWRRQAPPRHIFDPPVTRDIGLDLPITVTDWQGIQGSECYLDDICHQLTDSESLEEFKPAESFHIRGWFFTPSVGSAGRLFVVLLPENQIDFPIFMETAREVRGDISKIFAEAPRRSGFSGEWALRGKWCEGTHRIAVVNVVNGRASYQLFPFKIKVKEGKVAAASYQRCSNEEVSRSFERISQCNGISRSIRLPHLPGEEHYLRSGLSPMYFIDDFSVVTPEETDEKAQESGQLFLRGWVCFNGLDRAGDFFATLVNEETEEVAFIALNRTPRGDVRVIHTEAPLCCGFEGYIKGWRGCEGSQKALNGKYRLVLLTLVGEGYAFVPTELTVDFAEGRASQTEKSAGDAGKIGELILKAVDKKQETLPAAFLDQSGDLDSSAE, from the coding sequence ATGGTTGTCCTCTATAATTCAAATGATACACATAATCCCAATGCTTATATTACATTAGGAATAAATTGGGCGGCCCAAGAGGTTTTCTCAAAAGAGAATGTTGTTCTTGCAGATACCCATACGCTCGCAAAGATTGCGGCTCAGGGAAGGCATTCCACGTTAATTGTTCTCGATGGCCAGCGATTAGACCGTGCTTTGATTCGTCGCATTAAGCCTGCTTTTTCCACATTGATTTTATGGACTTTTGAAGATCCTTTTATGCAGGACTTCAATCTTGAAAATGCCGGTCTATTTGATTTTATTTTTTCAAATGATCCAGAATCTGCATTGGCTTACGGAAATAAAGGTCATTATTTGCCTTTAGCGGCTTCGACAAAACTTCATACCCGTGCGATTAAAAATGCTTCTGAACTTGATTATGATATCTTTTTTGCAGGTACAATGTGGCCAAACCGCACCCGCACACTGACGGAAATTATTGATGCTTTTCCAGATGCACGCTTAAAGCTTATTTGTCCGGTTAATCCTTATTTGCCACCGCTGACGGATAAAATTTCGTCTTTGGCGCTTCAAAGACCGATCAGCCATGAGGCTTTTGTTGATTTTGCCAATTCCAGTGCTGTGACGCTCACTTTGTTTAGAGATTATGCCAGTCATGGAGATGTTGGCCAAGCAACAGCGCCGGGCCCCCGTTTTTTTGAGCTTGCTTTAGCAGGTACAGCCCAGGTGGTTGAATCTGTTCCTAAAATGAATAGGGAATATTTGGATGTCTTAGAGGGCGTTCAGCTTGCAGATAATACTTCAGATTTAATAGAAGAAATCCGTAAAATCTTGGAGAATAATGCCCACCGAAAACGTCTGGCAAAAAAATCTCAAAAATCTGCAGAAAAGCTTCATCTCTATGAGCATCGTCTGCAACAGATTGCTGAAATCAGCCGCGCTAATTTTAAAGTTAAATCTGAAAACGAAGTTGTTCCTTTAGTTCGCCGTCGTCGTTTACGTGTCTTGCTTTGCACGCATTCAACGATTTATGAAGCCGATTGGGGTGGTGTTGAGGTTTATCAGCAGACAATTTGCGGGCTTTTGGGACGTGAAGTTGAATTTTTCTACTGGTTGCGCCGCAATGGTGCTTGCCGTTTAGTCGATGCCTCTGGTGTTGATGTTGATCGTTTTGATCTTGCAGATGCAACCCCTTGGGATGATGTTCTTTGTGATGCGGCTGAAGAGCGTCTTTTTTCAGGTGTGATTTCCCAATTTAACATTGACGTGGTGCATTTTCAGCATTTGGGGCATCATGCGCTGTCATTACCGATGATTGCCAAGGCTTCTGGCGCTGGTGTTGTTTTTAGTATGCATGATTATTGGCTGATTTCGGCACGTTATAATCTGCTTAATCCAGAAATTCGTCATAATGAGGAAGAGTTTAAATCTGTCCTCTCCATGGATATGATGCATCATCGTGCCGAAAAAATTCCACCGGGAGCAGAGCAAACACGAAGAGCATTTATTTCCCGTATGATTCATGATGTGGATGCTTTTTTGTTTGGAACAGAGATTTCAAAAAGACTGCTTTTAGATGTCTATCCGATGGCTGGTGAGAAGATTTTAGAGGTAAATGGCATTCCAGCGCCAGAAGGCACTTTGTTGCCCCCCCGTAAAGTTTTTGAGCCTTTGAATGGCCGTCCGCTTAAAGTTGTTATTCTTGGAAACTTTTTACGCTCTAAAGGCGCAGATGCTGTCCTTTCGTTACTTGAGATGGCAAATCCACGACATTTTGAATTTCACATTTTGGGATTTGTGCATCCTGAATATGAGGGGGTTCTTCGGGAAATTAAAAAAGAAAATCTTCATATTTGGGGACGCTATGATGTGGGAGATATGCAGGCGTTAAAAGAAGCAGATGTGATGCTTGCCCTCTCAATTTGGCCGGAAACCTATTGCATTTCACTTTCTGAGGCATGGCAATATGGGCTTATTCCATTTGTCAGTGATATTGGAGCTTTGGCTGACCGTGTTGAGGAAGGGGTTACAGGCTTCAAAATCCCTGTTGCTCGTCCAGATGTGTTGGTTCAAAAGTTAGAGTATTTGCGGAGTAATGATGTTTTAAGAAAGAAAATCCTTGAAGGACTTTCTTCCAAATTGTGGGTTGATAGTACGCAATATGCGACAGGTTTGCTAGCATTGTATCAACAGGTTGCGCCACGCACCGAAATGGGCGCTGCGGAAATGGCTTTGGATATGGGAAGGCTTCATTACTTGCCACATCCCTCATGGCGTCGCCAGGCACCGCCACGGCATATTTTTGATCCTCCAGTAACGAGAGATATTGGTCTAGATTTGCCAATTACGGTAACGGATTGGCAAGGGATTCAGGGCTCGGAATGTTATTTGGATGATATTTGTCATCAGCTGACAGACAGTGAGAGTTTAGAAGAGTTTAAACCTGCAGAATCTTTCCATATTCGGGGATGGTTTTTTACGCCAAGCGTTGGATCAGCGGGGCGCTTGTTTGTAGTCTTACTTCCAGAAAATCAAATAGATTTCCCTATTTTTATGGAAACGGCAAGAGAAGTGCGTGGGGATATTTCTAAAATTTTTGCAGAAGCTCCAAGACGTTCGGGATTTTCGGGAGAATGGGCTTTAAGGGGAAAATGGTGTGAAGGAACACATCGTATTGCCGTTGTGAATGTGGTGAATGGGCGTGCTTCTTATCAACTTTTCCCATTTAAAATTAAAGTGAAAGAAGGCAAGGTCGCCGCAGCTTCTTATCAACGTTGTTCAAATGAAGAGGTTTCCCGCAGCTTTGAACGCATTTCTCAGTGCAATGGGATTAGTCGATCTATTCGTTTACCTCATTTGCCAGGAGAAGAGCATTATCTGAGATCAGGGCTTTCGCCGATGTATTTTATTGATGATTTCTCTGTTGTTACGCCAGAGGAAACCGATGAAAAAGCACAAGAATCTGGTCAGTTATTCTTGCGAGGATGGGTCTGTTTCAACGGGCTTGATCGGGCAGGAGATTTTTTTGCCACGCTTGTGAATGAAGAAACGGAAGAGGTTGCGTTTATTGCATTGAACAGAACCCCTCGAGGGGACGTTCGGGTTATCCATACCGAAGCGCCTCTTTGCTGTGGTTTTGAAGGCTATATTAAAGGCTGGAGAGGGTGTGAAGGCAGCCAAAAAGCGCTTAATGGTAAATATCGTCTTGTCTTGTTGACTCTTGTCGGGGAGGGATATGCTTTTGTCCCAACGGAATTGACCGTTGATTTTGCGGAAGGGCGTGCTTCCCAAACTGAAAAATCTGCAGGAGATGCTGGAAAAATTGGGGAACTGATTTTGAAAGCGGTTGATAAGAAACAAGAAACATTGCCAGCGGCTTTTCTAGATCAATCTGGAGACTTGGATTCTAGCGCTGAGTAA
- a CDS encoding (d)CMP kinase, with the protein MQQLLKIAIDGPAGAGKGTLAKKLASALSLPYLDTGLLYRAVARLALDDGANPEKEGSYYIEALSQESFKRTDLRTAEVDEAASLVAKDPLVRQGLVAYQRTFVEKNGGVLDGRDIGTVILPEADVKFFITADSNIRAFRRFLQREGRRPSETELIRETQRIEARDQGDSQRKTAPLQKAEDAIEISSNTLSAEEMLVLALEHIKRTCQES; encoded by the coding sequence ATGCAACAGCTTCTAAAAATTGCAATTGATGGCCCAGCAGGCGCAGGAAAAGGAACATTGGCTAAGAAGCTGGCTTCTGCTTTGTCTTTGCCTTATTTGGATACAGGTCTGCTTTATCGTGCTGTGGCACGTTTAGCCCTAGATGATGGAGCCAACCCTGAAAAAGAGGGAAGTTATTATATAGAGGCTCTTTCCCAAGAGTCATTTAAACGGACAGATTTAAGGACTGCAGAGGTTGATGAAGCAGCCTCTTTGGTGGCAAAGGATCCACTGGTGCGACAGGGACTTGTTGCGTATCAAAGGACGTTCGTTGAAAAAAATGGCGGCGTTTTAGATGGGAGAGATATTGGCACGGTGATTTTGCCAGAAGCAGATGTAAAATTTTTTATTACGGCAGATTCTAATATCCGTGCTTTCAGACGTTTTCTCCAAAGGGAAGGGCGAAGGCCTTCTGAAACAGAGTTAATAAGAGAAACGCAGCGGATAGAGGCTCGCGATCAAGGAGATTCTCAAAGAAAAACAGCGCCCTTACAGAAGGCGGAAGATGCGATTGAAATTTCCAGTAATACTTTAAGCGCTGAAGAAATGCTTGTGCTTGCCTTGGAACATATCAAAAGAACTTGTCAGGAATCGTAA
- a CDS encoding 30S ribosomal protein S1: MTKISEVDAKAPASLEEDFAALLDESLGADEGFEGSVVTGQVIRILDDVALIDVGLKSEGRVSLREFGDSEIKPGDFVELYIERYEDRDGAVVLSREKARREEAWTALERAFANNQRVTGSISSRVKGGFTVDLGGAMAFLPGSQVDIRPVRDLGPLMNQPQPFQILKMDRARGNIVVSRRAVLEETRAEQRSELIKGLKEGMILDGVVKNLTDYGAFVDLGGVDGLLHVTDIAWKRINHPSEALTIGQQVRVQVIRFNSDTQRISLGMKQLEADPWENVAVKYPVGGRFNGRVTNITDYGAFVELEAGIEGLVHVSEMSWTKKNVHPAKMVSTSQEVEVMVLDMDSVKRRISLGLKQTHRNPWEQFEEEHKVGSELEGEIRNITEFGLFVGLSADIDGMVHMSDLSWDLAGEAALATYEKGQTVKVKVLDVDVAKERISLGIKQLEEDPAAGLLANVSVGDVVTCVVTSIQTNGIEVKVDDALTGFIRRAELAREKNDQRTDRFAVGEKVDAKIVGIDRSSRKLNLTIRGREVEEDRQAINEYGSSDAGASLGDILGAAIRKRQGEDDTEEA, from the coding sequence ATGACAAAAATTTCTGAGGTTGACGCCAAGGCCCCAGCTTCTCTTGAGGAAGATTTTGCAGCACTCCTAGATGAATCTCTAGGTGCGGATGAAGGCTTTGAAGGTTCTGTTGTAACCGGTCAGGTCATTCGGATTCTTGATGATGTCGCACTTATTGATGTTGGATTGAAAAGTGAAGGGCGTGTTTCCCTTCGTGAATTCGGTGATTCTGAAATAAAGCCTGGCGATTTCGTTGAACTTTATATCGAACGCTATGAAGACCGTGATGGCGCTGTTGTTCTTTCTCGTGAGAAGGCACGTCGTGAGGAAGCATGGACAGCTCTTGAACGTGCATTTGCAAATAATCAGCGCGTTACAGGTTCTATTTCCAGCCGTGTTAAAGGTGGCTTTACCGTTGATCTCGGTGGTGCAATGGCCTTCTTGCCAGGTAGCCAGGTTGACATTCGCCCTGTAAGAGACCTCGGTCCTCTTATGAATCAGCCACAGCCTTTCCAAATCTTGAAAATGGATCGTGCTCGTGGAAATATCGTTGTCTCCCGCAGGGCCGTTCTTGAAGAAACAAGAGCAGAACAGCGTTCTGAGCTGATTAAAGGTCTAAAAGAAGGTATGATTTTGGACGGTGTTGTCAAAAATCTAACCGATTACGGTGCCTTTGTTGACCTCGGTGGGGTTGATGGTCTGTTGCATGTTACAGATATTGCTTGGAAGCGTATCAATCATCCTTCCGAAGCCCTTACTATTGGACAGCAGGTTCGTGTTCAGGTCATCCGTTTTAACTCTGATACACAACGTATCAGCCTTGGTATGAAACAGCTTGAGGCTGATCCATGGGAAAATGTTGCGGTTAAATATCCTGTTGGCGGGCGTTTCAATGGCCGTGTGACAAATATTACAGATTACGGTGCCTTTGTTGAGCTTGAAGCTGGAATCGAAGGGCTTGTCCACGTTTCCGAAATGTCTTGGACAAAGAAAAACGTTCATCCAGCGAAAATGGTTTCAACTTCTCAAGAAGTCGAAGTCATGGTTTTGGATATGGACAGCGTCAAACGCCGTATTTCCTTAGGTCTCAAGCAGACTCATCGCAACCCATGGGAACAGTTTGAGGAAGAACACAAAGTTGGTTCTGAACTCGAAGGTGAAATCCGTAATATTACAGAATTCGGCCTCTTTGTTGGTCTTTCTGCTGATATTGATGGCATGGTGCATATGTCAGACCTTTCATGGGATCTGGCTGGCGAAGCTGCCTTGGCAACATACGAAAAAGGTCAGACGGTTAAAGTCAAAGTCCTTGATGTCGATGTCGCAAAAGAACGCATCAGCCTTGGCATTAAGCAGTTGGAAGAAGATCCAGCGGCTGGCTTGCTCGCCAATGTGAGTGTTGGAGATGTTGTGACATGCGTTGTTACATCTATCCAGACGAATGGGATCGAAGTTAAAGTTGACGATGCGTTAACAGGCTTTATCCGCCGTGCCGAACTCGCTCGTGAGAAAAATGATCAGCGCACAGACCGATTCGCTGTTGGTGAAAAAGTGGATGCGAAAATCGTTGGTATTGATCGTTCTTCCCGTAAACTGAACTTGACCATTCGTGGCCGTGAAGTTGAAGAAGACCGTCAGGCGATTAATGAGTACGGTTCTTCTGATGCCGGGGCTTCTCTGGGAGATATTCTTGGAGCTGCTATTCGTAAGCGCCAGGGTGAAGATGATACAGAAGAAGCTTAA